The Kineothrix sp. MB12-C1 genome includes a window with the following:
- the cysK gene encoding cysteine synthase A: MGKVYDNILELVGNTPLVAFHNIEKECETYGRIIGKLEFLNPGFSVKSRIAKNMIEHAEKEGKLRPGATILEGTSGNTGIGLAMAAAAKGYKAIIAMPENMSKERITILKSYGAEVELTKAELNMAGAGERIKEIAERIPDVFIPGQGSNPDNPGAHEKTTGPEIWEDTDGKVDIFVASSGTGGTISGTGRYLRSRNPKIEVIAVEPAGSPVLSGGEPGPHKIQGIGGGATPPVTDESLFDEIITVTDEDAYAFARLSARKEGISIGISAGAALYAAVKVAKRPENKGKTIVTIIPDSGERYLSSDLYEEGEERGEEDYEEI, encoded by the coding sequence ATGGGAAAAGTATATGACAATATTTTGGAACTAGTGGGGAATACGCCTTTGGTAGCTTTCCATAATATCGAGAAAGAATGCGAGACCTATGGAAGAATTATTGGAAAATTGGAATTTCTTAACCCCGGATTCAGTGTGAAATCGCGGATTGCAAAAAATATGATTGAGCATGCGGAGAAAGAAGGGAAGCTGAGGCCCGGAGCTACTATTTTGGAAGGAACAAGCGGGAACACAGGAATTGGGCTCGCCATGGCTGCAGCGGCAAAGGGATATAAAGCGATCATCGCTATGCCTGAAAATATGAGTAAAGAAAGAATTACTATTTTAAAGTCATATGGTGCAGAGGTTGAATTGACTAAGGCTGAACTGAATATGGCAGGAGCAGGGGAACGGATAAAGGAGATTGCGGAAAGGATACCGGATGTATTTATACCGGGACAGGGAAGTAATCCTGATAATCCCGGAGCCCATGAAAAGACAACAGGTCCCGAGATTTGGGAAGATACGGATGGAAAGGTGGATATCTTCGTTGCTTCCTCCGGTACAGGAGGTACAATTTCGGGAACCGGAAGATATCTCAGAAGTAGAAATCCAAAAATTGAAGTCATCGCTGTAGAACCTGCCGGAAGTCCGGTCCTGTCAGGAGGCGAACCAGGGCCTCACAAGATTCAGGGAATCGGCGGCGGGGCAACCCCACCTGTGACGGATGAGAGCTTATTTGATGAGATTATCACGGTTACAGATGAGGATGCCTATGCATTTGCAAGACTAAGCGCAAGAAAAGAAGGAATATCCATAGGAATTTCTGCCGGAGCTGCCCTATATGCTGCGGTAAAAGTAGCAAAAAGGCCGGAGAATAAAGGTAAGACTATCGTAACGATCATTCCGGATTCAGGAGAGAGATATCTCTCATCCGATTTATATGAAGAAGGGGAAGAAAGAGGAGAAGAAGACTATGAAGAAATCTAA
- a CDS encoding nucleotidyltransferase domain-containing protein, which translates to MAKKEITNKENLMEVLNFLDGLKIEYWIDGGWGIDILLGKQNRVHRDIDVDFDGKFTDILLDALNVKGYTIITDWRPSRIELYHPELGYIDIHPLIISEDGSAKQAGLNDDWYDFKAEWFSSALFEERIIPCISAEAQKLFHSGYELREVDKIDLKNLASILT; encoded by the coding sequence ATGGCAAAAAAGGAAATCACCAACAAGGAAAATTTAATGGAAGTTTTGAATTTTCTGGATGGCTTAAAAATAGAATATTGGATAGATGGAGGCTGGGGAATAGATATTTTACTTGGGAAGCAAAACAGAGTGCACAGAGATATTGATGTGGATTTTGATGGAAAGTTCACAGATATTTTATTAGATGCTTTAAACGTAAAAGGCTATACAATTATAACTGACTGGCGTCCGTCACGTATTGAACTGTATCATCCGGAATTGGGATATATAGATATACACCCTTTAATAATCAGTGAAGATGGAAGTGCAAAACAAGCCGGATTAAATGATGATTGGTATGATTTTAAAGCAGAATGGTTTTCGAGCGCTTTATTTGAAGAGCGAATTATCCCGTGTATTTCTGCAGAAGCTCAGAAATTATTTCATAGTGGATATGAGCTTAGGGAAGTTGATAAAATTGACCTTAAAAACCTTGCATCTATTTTGACATAA
- a CDS encoding ABC transporter substrate-binding protein, with amino-acid sequence MKKGKKEEKKTMKKSKRIWASALVLSLGLLFAGCGKDSGEESAGSLKFGITPGTIRTAVVLLADHLGYYEEESVDFEFVEIQDATAALTSISTDKGEVDIWGTGIVPDLNFIANGSDLVIFEGTAAEGGAIISLPENVEIYKDITNYEGITIATVRADTAWVVSRGYLVKQGIDVDSIQVIEVDSQINVAEAVKKGEADLGFLPVEFANKYEDSVEIVYEVGELEPLYVCCRQVTSRTTLNNKREELIAFTRANIRALEYYQDEANRDEIVSFLASYSNQTEEYVRQYLFENRTIMTLDPNKQGIIDYYNSLVGSGYFTGDIDVAEHVDTSIYEEALKQLADKNPDNTFYSSLARN; translated from the coding sequence ATGAAGAAGGGGAAGAAAGAGGAGAAGAAGACTATGAAGAAATCTAAGAGAATATGGGCATCGGCACTTGTATTATCGTTAGGATTATTGTTTGCAGGCTGCGGAAAAGATTCCGGTGAAGAGAGTGCAGGAAGCCTGAAGTTCGGTATTACCCCGGGAACCATAAGAACTGCCGTAGTACTGCTGGCCGACCATCTTGGTTATTATGAGGAGGAAAGCGTGGATTTTGAATTTGTTGAAATCCAGGATGCTACAGCGGCGCTCACCTCCATCAGCACGGATAAGGGAGAAGTGGACATCTGGGGAACGGGTATTGTTCCTGACTTAAACTTTATCGCTAACGGTTCCGATCTTGTAATCTTTGAAGGGACGGCGGCAGAAGGCGGTGCCATTATCTCTTTACCGGAAAATGTGGAAATATATAAGGACATTACGAACTATGAAGGAATCACCATCGCAACAGTTCGCGCGGATACCGCATGGGTGGTTTCCAGAGGGTATCTGGTAAAACAGGGAATCGATGTGGATTCTATTCAGGTAATAGAAGTGGACAGTCAAATCAATGTTGCGGAAGCGGTAAAAAAAGGCGAAGCAGATTTAGGATTTCTTCCGGTAGAATTTGCAAATAAATATGAAGATTCCGTAGAGATTGTATATGAAGTAGGAGAATTAGAACCCCTCTATGTATGCTGCCGCCAGGTGACATCCAGAACTACACTCAACAATAAGAGAGAGGAGTTGATCGCATTTACAAGGGCCAATATTAGAGCTCTGGAGTATTACCAAGATGAAGCTAATCGGGATGAAATTGTGAGCTTTCTAGCTTCTTATTCCAATCAAACGGAAGAATATGTAAGGCAATACCTGTTTGAAAACAGAACAATTATGACTCTGGACCCCAACAAACAGGGAATTATTGATTATTATAATTCTCTTGTGGGCAGTGGATACTTTACCGGTGATATCGA
- a CDS encoding GNAT family N-acetyltransferase, translating to MDLRLADINDLPKLKEMYGKIIDDMNRNDISIWDEIYPCTFFSDDIENNRLYLLVEEHDNIVAAFALCESHTGERYVKWENTHGKALYFDRFGVNVDYARRGIGSAVLKHAIALTKQKDAKYLRLFVVDINKPAINVYIKNGFKKVDGIYEERIDDDLILREYGFEIEILR from the coding sequence ATGGATTTGAGATTGGCTGATATTAACGATTTGCCGAAACTCAAAGAGATGTATGGGAAGATAATTGATGATATGAACAGAAATGACATATCAATTTGGGACGAAATTTATCCGTGCACGTTTTTTAGTGATGATATTGAGAATAACCGCCTTTATTTATTGGTAGAGGAACATGACAATATCGTTGCGGCGTTTGCGTTATGTGAATCACATACAGGAGAGCGTTATGTGAAATGGGAAAATACCCATGGAAAGGCGTTATATTTTGACCGCTTTGGAGTTAATGTTGATTATGCAAGACGTGGAATCGGAAGTGCGGTGCTTAAGCATGCTATTGCACTTACTAAGCAGAAGGATGCCAAATATTTAAGACTTTTTGTTGTAGATATAAATAAACCGGCTATAAATGTATATATAAAAAATGGATTTAAGAAGGTAGACGGAATATATGAAGAAAGAATCGATGATGACCTTATATTGCGTGAATATGGATTTGAAATAGAAATATTAAGGTAG
- a CDS encoding glutathione S-transferase C-terminal domain-containing protein produces the protein MSYCEIGKRTEKEGTVLYTDEQAERFAVERGAKPRPKEIKNEIDERGAFVRQPNHFTAAFGEEEGQLKAESGRYHLLWAKGCHWSNRASIVRELLGLEDAISVNIVDSTGESNIYGWGFPDDENFEDPVLGIKFLSEAYYNADSGYEGRCTVPALVDVTTKKVVNNDYHRLTNYLEVAFKPFQSKDAPDIYPSELRKEIDEFNDWLFPNINNAHYRMAFCQSLTAYQEAYEDFFRAMDELEERLSRNRFLFGDYVTDSDIRFFVTLARWDTHYYRNLGPQQKRVVDYENIWAYARDLYEIPAFRNNTYFRDFSKGRGNKENLFADFNTRFVDQIPYEEYWSQPQSRKELSATPNEKFYR, from the coding sequence ATGTCATATTGCGAAATAGGAAAGAGAACAGAAAAGGAAGGTACAGTCCTTTATACGGATGAGCAGGCGGAGCGCTTTGCAGTGGAAAGAGGGGCGAAGCCAAGGCCCAAGGAAATAAAGAACGAAATAGATGAAAGAGGTGCCTTTGTAAGGCAGCCAAACCATTTCACAGCGGCTTTCGGGGAGGAAGAAGGGCAACTAAAGGCAGAGAGCGGAAGATACCATTTGCTTTGGGCAAAAGGCTGCCATTGGTCCAACAGAGCATCTATTGTGAGGGAACTGCTTGGATTAGAGGATGCTATAAGTGTAAATATTGTGGATTCCACAGGTGAGAGCAATATTTACGGATGGGGTTTTCCGGACGATGAAAATTTTGAAGATCCGGTATTAGGAATTAAATTTTTAAGCGAGGCATACTACAATGCAGATTCGGGATATGAAGGAAGATGCACAGTTCCTGCTTTGGTGGATGTGACTACAAAGAAGGTGGTAAACAATGATTACCACAGGCTGACAAATTATTTGGAAGTCGCATTTAAGCCGTTTCAAAGTAAGGATGCACCGGATATATATCCATCGGAGCTTCGCAAAGAAATCGATGAGTTTAACGATTGGTTGTTCCCCAATATTAATAACGCACATTATCGCATGGCTTTCTGCCAATCCTTGACAGCATATCAGGAAGCCTATGAAGATTTCTTTCGTGCAATGGATGAATTGGAGGAGCGATTGTCCAGGAATAGATTTTTATTTGGGGATTATGTGACGGATAGCGATATCCGGTTCTTTGTAACATTAGCAAGATGGGATACTCATTATTACAGAAACCTCGGTCCTCAGCAAAAGCGTGTAGTGGATTACGAAAATATTTGGGCATATGCGAGGGATTTATATGAGATTCCAGCGTTTAGAAATAATACATATTTCAGGGATTTTTCAAAGGGAAGAGGGAATAAGGAGAATCTTTTTGCAGACTTCAATACTCGTTTTGTAGACCAGATTCCATATGAAGAGTATTGGTCACAGCCTCAAAGCAGAAAGGAATTGAGCGCTACACCGAATGAGAAGTTTTACAGGTAA
- the ltrA gene encoding group II intron reverse transcriptase/maturase — MDTSSLMEQILSKENLNTAYLQVVRNKGAEGVDDMKYTELGEHLEKNGEIIKEQLRERKYKPLPVRRVEIPKPDGGVRNLGVPTVTDRFVQQAIAQVLTPIYEEQFHEHSYGFRPNRYAQQAIITALDMMNDGNDWIVDVDLEKFFDTVNHDKLMTLIGRTIKDGDVISIIRKFLVSGIIVDDEYKESVIGTPQGGNLSPLLANIMLNELDKEMEQRGLSFVRYADDCIIMVGSEMSAKRVMRNLTRFIEEKLGLKVNITKSKVDKPQGLKYLGFGFYFDRYSHQYKAKPHIKSVMKFKKRMKELTCRSWGVSNSYKIEKLNQLIRGWINYFKIGSMKELCRATDKRIRFRIRMCIWKHWKTAQNRAENLVKLGMNKEDAFAIAYSGARIAHVCSGALNFVITNKRLAAFGLISMLDYYTERYVNC, encoded by the coding sequence ATGGACACAAGTAGTCTAATGGAGCAGATATTAAGTAAAGAGAATCTCAATACCGCATATCTGCAAGTCGTACGAAATAAAGGTGCAGAGGGAGTGGACGATATGAAGTACACAGAACTGGGAGAACATCTTGAAAAGAACGGCGAAATTATCAAGGAACAGCTGAGGGAAAGAAAATATAAACCTCTGCCTGTACGCAGAGTGGAGATACCAAAGCCAGACGGTGGTGTCAGAAACCTAGGAGTACCAACAGTAACAGACCGATTTGTACAACAAGCGATAGCACAGGTATTAACACCAATCTACGAGGAGCAGTTTCATGAGCATAGTTATGGATTCAGACCAAACAGATATGCACAGCAAGCAATCATAACGGCATTGGATATGATGAATGACGGAAATGATTGGATAGTTGACGTTGACTTAGAAAAGTTCTTTGACACAGTAAACCATGATAAGCTGATGACACTAATAGGAAGAACTATCAAAGATGGAGATGTTATCTCTATTATCCGAAAATTCCTGGTTAGCGGAATTATAGTAGATGATGAATATAAGGAATCAGTGATAGGAACACCACAAGGAGGGAATCTTTCACCACTTCTTGCAAACATCATGTTGAACGAACTAGATAAGGAAATGGAACAAAGAGGTCTAAGCTTTGTCCGATACGCAGACGACTGTATTATTATGGTGGGAAGTGAAATGTCGGCAAAACGAGTGATGAGAAACCTAACACGTTTTATCGAAGAAAAACTAGGGTTGAAAGTAAACATAACCAAAAGCAAAGTGGATAAACCACAAGGGCTAAAATATCTTGGTTTTGGCTTTTACTTCGACAGATACTCGCATCAGTACAAGGCAAAACCACACATCAAGTCAGTTATGAAATTCAAGAAACGAATGAAAGAATTGACTTGCCGTAGTTGGGGAGTAAGTAACAGCTACAAAATTGAAAAGTTAAATCAACTTATCAGAGGCTGGATAAACTACTTTAAAATTGGAAGTATGAAAGAGTTATGCCGAGCTACAGACAAAAGAATTAGATTTAGAATTCGTATGTGCATATGGAAACATTGGAAAACCGCGCAAAACAGGGCAGAAAACTTGGTGAAACTAGGAATGAACAAGGAGGATGCATTTGCAATAGCATACAGTGGAGCAAGAATTGCACATGTATGTAGTGGTGCATTAAACTTTGTCATTACAAACAAGAGATTAGCCGCATTTGGACTAATCTCCATGTTAGATTACTACACCGAAAGGTACGTTAATTGTTAA